One stretch of Punica granatum isolate Tunisia-2019 chromosome 5, ASM765513v2, whole genome shotgun sequence DNA includes these proteins:
- the LOC116207181 gene encoding uncharacterized protein LOC116207181, with amino-acid sequence MDPSRISLRPFALSDVDDLLSWAGDDRVTRFFRWDIRTREEALAHLKNVAIPHPWRRSICLDGHSIGYISVRPGSGDERHRAYVSYAIGADLWGQGIGTFTLRSVVSEVFGEFPDLVRLEALVDVENKGSQRVLDKAGFLREGCLRKYSYYKGEVRDMFMYSLLSTDDKVVVHR; translated from the coding sequence ATGGACCCATCAAGAATCTCTCTCCGCCCATTTGCACTCTCCGACGTCGATGACCTCCTCTCATGGGCCGGCGACGACCGCGTGACCCGTTTCTTCCGTTGGGACATCAGGACGCGGGAGGAAGCTCTGGCTCATCTCAAGAATGTCGCAATACCCCACCCCTGGCGCCGGTCCATATGCCTCGACGGCCATTCCATTGGGTACATCTCAGTGAGGCCGGGGTCCGGCGATGAACGGCACCGGGCCTATGTCAGCTACGCCATAGGGGCGGATCTCTGGGGTCAGGGAATAGGAACCTTCACGCTGCGATCAGTGGTCTCGGAAGTGTTCGGTGAGTTCCCTGATTTGGTGAGGTTAGAGGCTTTGGTAGACGTGGAGAATAAAGGGTCACAGAGGGTTTTGGATAAGGCTGGGTTCTTGAGAGAGGGTTGCCTGAGGAAGTACAGCTATTACAAGGGAGAGGTCAGGGATATGTTCATGTATAGTCTCTTGTCAACCGATGATAAGGTTGTTGTGCATCGTTGA
- the LOC116208596 gene encoding protein CDC73 homolog, with protein sequence MDPLSALRDFTIRGELDKIVRFGDEFRFGSDYAFPCTAETAYRSKQGNLYTLETLVFYVKNHQLKHTEYIQSARTQQIPSVTFIDRKPLLEYLQGKVDTTDAIELFPSAPTPAPAPAAADDVSMPEAAPTDSRVVDEPPVVDFMSMIRAVERPLKDREALLECRNRDFYSVLINSTKREEERQRLESQQRKDGLVAKSRLMGAEERGVGFGDELGYNDSGLKPKLNLKGGNIGEGVPIILVPSAFHTLITIYNVKEFLEDGVFIPTDVKAKQMNGTKPDCVTVQKKFGRHPVLPAYEVRDKPSSLKREDWDRVVAVFVLGKEWQFKDWPFKDHVEIFNKIIGFFMRFEDDSVESAKTVKQWNVKIVSISKNKRHQDRAAALEVWDWLEHFIQSRSHV encoded by the exons ATGGACCCTCTCTCCGCCCTACGCGACTTCACGATCCGCGGCGAGCTCGACAAGATAGTCCGGTTCGGCGACGAGTTCCGGTTCGGCTCCGATTACGCCTTCCCCTGCACGGCGGAGACCGCCTACCGCTCCAAACAAGGGAACCTCTACACCCTCGAAACCCTCGTCTTCTACGTCAAGAACCACCAGCTAAAGCACACGGAGTACATACAGAGCGCCCGCACGCAGCAGATCCCGTCTGTCACCTTCATTGACCGCAAGCCGCTGCTCGAGTACCTCCAGGGCAAGGTCGACACCACTGACGCCATCGAGCTCTTCCCCTCCGCCCCCACCCCTGCCCCCGCCCCCGCCGCTGCCGATGACGTCTCCATGCCCGAGGCGGCCCCGACTGACTCTAG GGTTGTTGATGAGCCCCCGGTCGTGGACTTCATGTCGATGATCAGAGCGGTAGAGAGGCCGCTGAAGGACCGTGAAGCATTACTGGAGTGTAGGAATAGGGATTTCTATAGCGTTCTCATTAATTCTACGAAGCGCGAAGAGGAGAGGCAGAGACTGGAATCGCAGCAGAGAAAAGACGGGTTGGTGGCGAAGAGTCGCCTAATGGGCGCAGAAGAGAGGGGAGTAGGGTTCGGTGACGAGCTAGGTTACAATGACTCTGGCCTGAAACCGAAATTGAACTTAAAGGGTGGCAATATCGGTGAAGGAGTTCCTATAATTCTAGTCCCAAGTGCGTTTCATACTTTGATTACAATATACAATGTAAAGGAGTTCTTGGAGGATGGGGTCTTTATTCCAACAGATGTGAAGGCCAAGCAGATGAACGGAACGAAGCCTGACTGCGTCACAGTGCAGAAGAAATTTGGCAGGCATCCGGTATTGCCAGCTTATGAAGTGAGGGATAAGCCCTCTTCGTTGAAGCGAGAAGACTGGGATCGTGTTGTAGCTGTTTTTGTACTGGGAAAAGAATGGCAGTTCAAGGATTGGCCTTTTAAGGACCACGTCGAGATTTTCAACAAGA TTATTGGATTTTTCATGCGGTTTGAAGATGACAGTGTGGAGTCTGCAAAAACTGTGAAGCAGTGGAATGTAAAAATTGTCTCG ATAAGCAAGAACAAGAGACATCAGGACAGAGCTGCTGCTCTTGAGGTTTGGGACTGGCTTGAACATTTTATACAGTCAAGATCACATGTTTGA